A stretch of Nitrospirota bacterium DNA encodes these proteins:
- a CDS encoding CsbD family protein, giving the protein MNADRLKEKWMQFKGELKQQYGNFIDDSAKQIEGNDDTFIGKVQGRYGEKKDAFIKEADRRQQQPWPQCWGSSPTEWMRFTRDEPTTSR; this is encoded by the coding sequence ATGAACGCGGATCGACTCAAAGAGAAATGGATGCAGTTCAAAGGCGAACTGAAACAGCAGTATGGCAATTTTATCGATGACAGCGCGAAACAGATCGAAGGCAACGACGACACGTTCATCGGTAAAGTTCAGGGGCGGTATGGCGAGAAAAAAGATGCGTTCATAAAAGAGGCGGATCGGCGGCAGCAACAGCCGTGGCCACAATGTTGGGGAAGCAGCCCCACTGAATGGATGCGATTCACGAGAGATGAACCAACGACCTCACGATGA
- a CDS encoding ferritin-like domain-containing protein, with product MRETIGLTDVKTLRARARQGIEDGAMTAGYKAKVETVIKLLNEALATEIVCILRYKRHYFMASGINSLSVKAEFLQHVIEEQAHADQLAERIVQLGGEPDLSPEGLLNRSHSEYVEGDSLLEMITEDLIAERIAIDSYQEMVTCVGTDDPTTRKVLEQILAQEEEHAEDLSSLLKDLGSESQPHRSGR from the coding sequence GTGAGGGAAACCATCGGTCTGACAGATGTGAAGACGCTCCGGGCTCGGGCACGGCAGGGGATCGAGGACGGTGCCATGACCGCAGGCTATAAGGCCAAAGTGGAGACAGTGATCAAGCTGCTGAACGAAGCCCTCGCCACGGAAATTGTCTGCATCCTTCGCTACAAGCGCCATTATTTCATGGCCAGCGGGATCAATTCTCTCAGCGTGAAGGCCGAGTTTCTCCAGCATGTTATTGAGGAACAGGCCCATGCCGATCAATTGGCCGAACGCATCGTTCAACTCGGGGGTGAGCCGGACTTATCTCCTGAAGGGCTGCTGAACCGGAGCCACTCGGAATATGTCGAAGGGGACTCCTTGCTGGAGATGATTACAGAAGACCTGATTGCCGAACGGATCGCGATCGACAGTTACCAAGAAATGGTCACCTGTGTCGGCACGGATGATCCCACGACCCGTAAGGTGTTGGAGCAGATCCTCGCTCAAGAAGAAGAACATGCCGAGGATCTGTCCAGTCTCTTGAAGGACCTCGGTTCTGAATCTCAACCTCATCGCTCGGGTCGCTAA
- a CDS encoding DUF948 domain-containing protein: MIVEIALCVGAGALVVLVNALVPLLRQLRRPVAESEHLLVQMNAELPLLLKEMRATTENLNALIAQAQGGVEHAAVLLHAAGALGDTVQRVHEMVGGTSRSLLVSLASMVAGLRATTTVVKSHIHREGGTHNGK; the protein is encoded by the coding sequence ATGATTGTCGAGATTGCCCTCTGTGTGGGGGCGGGGGCGTTAGTCGTGCTGGTAAACGCGTTGGTTCCGCTGTTGAGACAGCTCAGGAGGCCGGTGGCCGAATCAGAACATCTGCTGGTCCAGATGAATGCCGAGCTGCCGTTGTTGCTCAAAGAGATGCGGGCCACGACTGAGAACCTGAACGCGCTCATTGCGCAGGCGCAGGGAGGAGTCGAGCATGCAGCAGTGCTGCTGCACGCCGCCGGTGCATTGGGCGACACCGTGCAGCGGGTTCATGAGATGGTCGGAGGTACGAGCCGGTCGTTGTTGGTCAGCCTGGCCAGCATGGTGGCGGGGTTGAGGGCGACGACGACCGTCGTCAAGTCACACATTCACCGAGAAGGAGGGACGCATAATGGGAAATGA
- a CDS encoding YtxH domain-containing protein — MGNDRGCSLGAVGLAFVGGGLLGAAMALLLAPQSGRESREQLRGYARRAEENIHEFADTATQVVEQAVDRGREFVRENKTVLTDAVEVGRAAMSRERERLSGEKNA, encoded by the coding sequence ATGGGAAATGACAGAGGCTGTTCACTGGGAGCCGTGGGATTGGCGTTTGTGGGCGGAGGGTTGTTGGGCGCTGCGATGGCGCTGTTGCTGGCGCCGCAGTCCGGCCGTGAGTCACGAGAGCAGTTGCGAGGCTATGCGCGGCGAGCGGAAGAGAATATCCATGAGTTCGCCGATACCGCCACCCAGGTCGTGGAGCAGGCGGTGGACAGAGGCCGCGAGTTCGTCCGGGAGAACAAGACGGTCCTGACCGACGCGGTGGAGGTCGGGCGTGCGGCGATGTCACGGGAGCGTGAGCGGCTGTCTGGCGAAAAAAACGCGTGA
- a CDS encoding DUF3309 domain-containing protein, which yields MNMIVTVLLILLLVGALPTWPHSAEWGYYPSGGLGVILLVLVVLALTNRRGRTAY from the coding sequence ATGAATATGATTGTGACCGTATTGCTGATTTTGTTGCTCGTTGGCGCGCTGCCCACCTGGCCGCACAGCGCCGAGTGGGGCTATTACCCGAGTGGCGGGTTGGGTGTAATTCTGCTGGTCCTGGTCGTCCTGGCCCTGACCAACCGGCGCGGACGGACAGCGTACTGA
- a CDS encoding DUF3185 domain-containing protein: MKTATILGIALIMLGIVAFTYQGITYTTREKVIDLGPLQATVDKKETIPLTPLVGGLALVGGIMLLIGGARRAS; this comes from the coding sequence ATGAAAACAGCAACGATTCTCGGCATTGCGCTCATTATGCTCGGCATCGTCGCGTTCACCTACCAAGGCATTACGTATACCACCCGTGAAAAAGTGATCGACCTCGGCCCACTCCAAGCCACGGTCGACAAGAAAGAGACCATTCCGCTGACGCCCCTCGTCGGGGGATTGGCGCTCGTCGGCGGTATCATGTTGCTCATCGGTGGAGCCAGGAGAGCCTCATGA
- a CDS encoding OmpA family protein, whose protein sequence is MKTVTVLANVLMSLVLVAGCADPTEQRLRQVQHELEQVLRRALRDGDISIQRTSDHLTIVIAERLLFDAGSPEITLNGIDVLTRMGIVFTAASFKEIRVAGHADKAPASDPSTQYFEKLALSKARATHTVRAMKAYGGNSQSFIVEWFGDIRPIASNETEEGRQMNRRVEILLYIGI, encoded by the coding sequence GTGAAGACCGTGACCGTCCTCGCAAATGTGCTGATGAGTCTGGTGCTGGTGGCCGGATGTGCAGACCCGACTGAGCAGCGGCTCAGGCAGGTGCAGCATGAGTTGGAGCAGGTGCTACGAAGGGCCTTGCGCGATGGTGACATCAGTATCCAACGGACCAGCGATCATCTCACCATCGTGATTGCCGAACGGCTCCTCTTCGACGCCGGGAGTCCTGAGATCACGCTGAACGGCATCGACGTGCTGACCCGGATGGGAATAGTTTTCACCGCGGCATCGTTCAAAGAAATCCGAGTGGCTGGGCATGCCGACAAGGCTCCAGCCTCCGACCCTTCCACCCAGTATTTCGAAAAATTAGCCTTATCCAAAGCTCGTGCGACGCACACGGTACGTGCGATGAAGGCATACGGGGGGAATTCACAGAGTTTCATCGTCGAATGGTTCGGGGACATCCGGCCGATCGCCAGTAATGAGACTGAAGAAGGGCGGCAAATGAATCGCCGCGTCGAAATCCTGCTGTACATAGGAATTTGA
- a CDS encoding response regulator produces MNTYMNVRPVKILLVEDNPGDVRLTIEALKEAKVLNKLIFAKDGIDALSLLRQEGQYADVAPPDLILLDLNLPKKDGREVLAEIKNDDKLKHIPVVILTTSRDEEDVLKSYNLHANCYINKPVDLDQFMKVVKTIEDFWLGIVVLPKNDKNNAV; encoded by the coding sequence ATGAACACCTATATGAATGTCAGGCCCGTGAAGATTCTCTTAGTGGAAGACAATCCCGGTGATGTCCGTCTCACAATTGAGGCCCTCAAAGAGGCCAAGGTTCTCAACAAGCTTATATTCGCCAAGGACGGCATCGACGCCTTGTCGTTACTACGTCAGGAAGGGCAGTATGCAGACGTTGCGCCTCCGGATCTCATCCTGCTCGACCTCAACCTTCCCAAGAAAGACGGTCGGGAGGTGCTGGCTGAGATCAAGAATGACGACAAGCTGAAACACATTCCCGTGGTCATTCTTACGACCTCTCGGGACGAAGAAGACGTGTTGAAGAGCTACAACCTCCATGCCAATTGCTACATTAACAAACCGGTGGATTTGGATCAGTTCATGAAGGTGGTGAAGACGATCGAAGATTTCTGGCTCGGGATCGTGGTGTTGCCGAAGAATGACAAGAACAATGCCGTGTGA
- a CDS encoding response regulator, with the protein MHILLIEDNPGDIRLLQEYLKEGSTCRFQITQADRLSIGLERLAEARFDAVLLDLSLPDSQGIDTLLRLHGAAKGVPIVVLTGTEDDVLGVQLIQAGAQDYLVKGQVTGHLLIRSIRHAAERKRAEEALQRALGELRALTRKMEAVREDERTRIARELHDELGMRMTCLKMDLTRLQILMNSASHSAVEEKFQSMIEVVDTTIVAVQALVSELRPGVLDDLGLVAAVEWQCQDLERRSGIRCLVDSEAGDIPLGSSKATAAFRICQEALINVVRHAGAKEIRVRLEAFEGVLRLEIHDDGQGILPETITEATSLGLLGMRERAEAVGGTFRIVGLPGQGTTVTVRVPCG; encoded by the coding sequence ATGCACATCCTCCTGATTGAAGACAATCCTGGCGATATCCGGCTGCTGCAGGAGTATCTGAAAGAGGGCAGCACCTGCCGGTTTCAGATCACGCAGGCGGACAGGCTGTCGATCGGGCTTGAGCGCCTGGCTGAAGCACGTTTTGATGCGGTGCTGCTGGATCTCTCGCTTCCCGACAGTCAAGGGATCGACACGCTGCTCCGATTGCATGGGGCCGCGAAGGGCGTGCCGATCGTCGTCCTGACTGGCACCGAGGATGACGTGCTGGGGGTACAGTTAATCCAGGCCGGCGCCCAAGACTATCTGGTCAAGGGGCAGGTGACCGGCCATCTGTTAATACGTTCCATCCGTCACGCTGCTGAACGCAAGCGGGCAGAGGAAGCGCTGCAACGCGCATTGGGCGAACTGCGTGCCCTCACACGGAAGATGGAAGCCGTGCGGGAGGACGAACGGACCAGGATCGCTCGGGAATTGCACGATGAATTGGGGATGCGCATGACCTGCCTGAAAATGGACCTTACGCGGCTACAGATCCTCATGAACAGCGCGTCTCATTCCGCAGTGGAGGAGAAGTTTCAGTCGATGATCGAGGTCGTGGACACCACCATCGTCGCCGTGCAGGCACTGGTCTCAGAACTGAGGCCCGGGGTGCTGGATGATCTCGGATTGGTGGCAGCCGTTGAATGGCAGTGCCAGGATTTAGAACGGCGGAGTGGCATCCGATGTCTCGTGGACTCCGAGGCCGGGGATATCCCGCTGGGTTCTAGCAAGGCCACAGCCGCCTTTCGTATCTGTCAAGAAGCGCTCATTAACGTCGTGCGGCATGCCGGGGCGAAGGAGATCCGCGTGCGACTGGAGGCATTCGAGGGAGTCCTGAGACTGGAGATTCACGATGATGGACAGGGGATCCTGCCGGAGACAATCACCGAGGCGACATCGTTGGGTCTGTTAGGGATGCGTGAGCGGGCAGAAGCAGTCGGGGGTACGTTCCGGATTGTCGGCCTGCCGGGACAGGGGACGACCGTGACGGTGCGAGTGCCTTGCGGGTAA
- a CDS encoding response regulator transcription factor, with protein MLKFLIADDFPLFRRGVKELLADGLGEVTVGECGNAYDLLELVRLKKWDMVILDITMPGTTGTEALTQLKTKCPKLPVLVLSMHPEDQYAVRMFKAGADGYLAKASAPEELVKAIKKILGGGQYVSPALAETLALTLKANTGDTPHKQLSDREYEVMCLIASGKTVSEIAETLHLGVTTISTYRARILEKMNLKNNAELTRYALHRGLVS; from the coding sequence GTGCTGAAATTTTTGATTGCCGACGATTTCCCGCTGTTTCGGCGGGGGGTGAAAGAATTGCTGGCCGACGGCCTGGGGGAGGTCACGGTTGGCGAATGTGGCAACGCATACGATCTGCTGGAGCTGGTCCGGCTGAAGAAATGGGACATGGTGATCCTGGATATCACCATGCCAGGAACCACCGGGACGGAGGCGCTGACGCAGCTGAAAACCAAATGCCCGAAGCTGCCGGTCCTTGTGCTCAGCATGCATCCGGAGGATCAGTACGCCGTCCGCATGTTCAAGGCCGGTGCGGATGGATATCTGGCCAAGGCGAGCGCACCGGAAGAACTCGTGAAAGCCATCAAGAAGATACTCGGAGGAGGACAGTATGTCAGCCCCGCGTTGGCAGAAACATTGGCGCTGACGCTCAAGGCGAATACCGGCGACACCCCTCATAAGCAACTGTCAGACCGTGAATATGAGGTGATGTGCCTCATTGCATCAGGAAAGACGGTCTCTGAAATCGCCGAGACGTTACATCTCGGCGTGACGACCATCAGCACTTATCGGGCGCGCATCCTGGAGAAGATGAATCTCAAGAACAACGCTGAGCTCACTCGATACGCGCTCCACCGCGGACTGGTCAGCTGA
- a CDS encoding Crp/Fnr family transcriptional regulator produces the protein MTTTYSLSASPRTSTVRSPGTVPVRSTEAVPFNPRTFLAQAGDSRTTLQCQKHQMLFAQGDTATAVFYVQTGQVKLSVVSQQGKEAVVAILEQGNFFGEGCLAGQLLYMATATAMGHSSIVRIDKQAMIDVLHNEPAFSELFMAYLLTRSLRIQEDLIDQLFNSAEKRLARTLLLLATFEKAGQSVSVIPKISQETLAEMVGTTRSRVSFFMNRFKKLGFIEYTDGLHVHKARLNAVLLN, from the coding sequence ATGACTACCACCTATTCGCTTTCCGCAAGCCCTCGCACCTCAACCGTGAGATCTCCTGGAACGGTGCCCGTCCGAAGCACAGAAGCGGTGCCATTCAATCCCCGGACTTTTCTGGCACAAGCCGGCGACAGTCGAACGACTCTGCAATGCCAGAAACACCAGATGCTTTTTGCGCAAGGGGATACGGCCACCGCCGTGTTCTACGTCCAGACAGGCCAGGTCAAACTCTCGGTCGTGTCGCAGCAAGGGAAAGAGGCCGTGGTCGCGATCCTGGAACAGGGAAATTTTTTCGGGGAAGGGTGCCTCGCGGGGCAACTCCTGTACATGGCCACGGCGACTGCCATGGGCCACTCCAGTATCGTGCGGATCGATAAACAGGCGATGATTGATGTGCTCCACAACGAGCCGGCGTTCTCCGAGCTGTTCATGGCCTATCTCTTGACGCGCAGCCTTCGCATTCAAGAGGACTTGATCGATCAACTCTTTAATTCTGCCGAGAAGCGGCTGGCGCGGACGCTGCTGCTCCTGGCTACGTTCGAGAAAGCCGGTCAATCGGTATCGGTCATTCCCAAAATCAGTCAGGAAACGTTAGCCGAAATGGTCGGTACCACGCGGTCGCGGGTGAGTTTTTTTATGAATCGGTTCAAGAAGCTCGGCTTCATTGAGTACACCGATGGCTTGCATGTGCACAAAGCTCGCCTCAATGCCGTACTGCTCAATTAG
- a CDS encoding CDGSH iron-sulfur domain-containing protein, whose translation MDKSVIAAKQPAVLTLDPGTYHWCQCGRSKTQPFCDGSHQGTGLTPVEFSLTEKKQVALCQCKQTKTPPFCDGTHTSL comes from the coding sequence ATGGATAAATCGGTCATTGCAGCCAAACAACCGGCGGTGCTCACATTGGATCCGGGCACCTATCATTGGTGTCAATGCGGGCGTTCGAAAACCCAACCGTTTTGCGATGGGTCCCATCAGGGAACCGGGCTGACGCCGGTCGAGTTTTCGTTGACGGAGAAGAAGCAAGTCGCGTTGTGCCAGTGCAAGCAAACCAAGACCCCACCGTTCTGCGACGGCACCCATACGTCGTTGTGA
- a CDS encoding lmo0937 family membrane protein has product MLETIAVVLVVLWILGLVSSYTMGGFIHALLVIAIVVILVRVIQGRRV; this is encoded by the coding sequence ATGCTCGAGACTATTGCTGTCGTGTTGGTTGTTCTCTGGATTCTGGGTCTTGTCAGCTCGTACACCATGGGCGGATTCATTCATGCCCTCTTGGTCATTGCGATCGTGGTGATTCTGGTTCGTGTCATTCAAGGTCGACGCGTGTAA
- a CDS encoding DUF1207 domain-containing protein, which produces MWGRCKIRAIQVNVCWVLVLGVVLWVTGVSVARAGDAEGEKVAPPVDCRYESATQGSAAEGPDSTVSIPFPGGDVFRPLFADPKQPQTFATLQAVRNRDSKTSTTVGSVGFGENFGFYSRRDGCNGWQVGLLAGVFSQFDMNAPSSDLINTDYVVGIPVSWRSGLFSTRVRLYHQSTHLGDEFVLHNPGVGRVNYSYEEAEAILSLDAPGGWGRLYAGGGYLLHREPANLDRLKVQAGVELRGPTWSSGPIERFVSGPLVVTPVLGADFKTFEQLHWTLDVNVVGGLEFARAGALRRFRVLVNYYHGNNPYGQFYGQKVESVGLGIYLAF; this is translated from the coding sequence GTGTGGGGCCGTTGTAAGATTCGAGCCATTCAGGTGAATGTCTGTTGGGTGTTGGTGCTGGGGGTTGTACTGTGGGTGACCGGGGTGTCTGTGGCCCGGGCGGGTGACGCCGAGGGCGAGAAGGTGGCTCCTCCTGTCGATTGTCGATACGAGTCAGCCACTCAGGGCTCTGCGGCAGAAGGCCCTGATTCGACGGTGAGTATTCCCTTCCCCGGTGGCGATGTCTTTCGTCCGCTCTTTGCGGACCCGAAGCAGCCGCAGACGTTCGCAACCTTACAGGCCGTGAGGAACCGAGACTCAAAGACCTCGACCACGGTGGGATCGGTCGGGTTCGGAGAGAACTTCGGATTCTATTCGCGCCGGGACGGCTGTAACGGATGGCAGGTGGGGCTTCTGGCCGGTGTCTTCTCTCAATTCGATATGAATGCGCCGTCCTCAGACCTCATCAATACCGATTACGTGGTCGGTATTCCGGTGTCCTGGCGGAGCGGCCTCTTCTCGACGCGTGTGCGCCTCTATCATCAGAGCACGCACTTGGGCGATGAGTTTGTGCTCCATAATCCCGGAGTCGGCCGGGTGAATTACAGTTATGAAGAAGCGGAAGCGATTTTGTCCCTGGATGCCCCTGGCGGCTGGGGCCGCCTCTATGCCGGTGGCGGATACTTACTGCATCGCGAGCCGGCCAACCTGGACCGGTTGAAAGTCCAGGCAGGGGTCGAACTGCGAGGGCCGACGTGGAGCAGCGGTCCGATTGAACGATTCGTGAGCGGGCCGCTCGTCGTGACCCCGGTCCTCGGGGCGGACTTCAAAACATTCGAACAATTGCATTGGACCCTCGACGTGAATGTCGTGGGCGGGCTGGAATTTGCGCGGGCTGGAGCACTACGACGGTTCCGAGTCCTCGTCAACTACTATCACGGCAACAATCCCTATGGGCAGTTCTATGGGCAGAAGGTTGAAAGTGTGGGGCTCGGTATTTATCTGGCGTTCTAG
- the ftsH gene encoding ATP-dependent zinc metalloprotease FtsH → MPVNNKISFSIWYVFLAIWAVILVHDFIQAMQKLEELPYSEFRTLVAAGKVEEVIVTHQTLTGKLKQEESAKSQKPFTTIRVEDPDLVKELNAHHVKFTGVIESTFLKDLISWLLPTLVFVGIWFFIFRRLGQGQGGFMTVGQSKAKIYAEKDTKVTFADVAGVDEAKDELREVIEFLKTPEKFTRLGGKIPKGILLVGPPGTGKTLLARAVAGEAGVTFFSISGSEFVEMFVGVGAARVRDLFEQAKVKAPCIIFIDELDAIGKARGMGPMAHEEREQTLNQLLVEMDGFDPRIGVILMAATNRPEILDPALLRAGRFDRQVLVDRADKIGRLAILRVHAKQVVMGPDADLEVIAAMTPGFSGADLANIINEATLLTVRRGKEQVGLSELQEAVERVVAGLEKRNRVLNKMEKERVAYHEVGHALVALSFPGADPIQKISIIPRGIAALGYTLQLPTEDRFLMTKTELENKVAVLLGGRIAEELIFGEASTGAQNDLVKATDIAKSMVKSYGMSGKLGTVTLDRERQSFFMQIQAPQEKGDYSEETAREIDCEVRRIIDEQYELVKRLLAEQKASLLEGAKQLLEHEVISGAELKAIMDK, encoded by the coding sequence ATGCCAGTGAATAACAAAATATCTTTTTCGATCTGGTACGTCTTTCTCGCCATTTGGGCGGTCATTCTCGTGCACGATTTCATTCAGGCCATGCAGAAGCTTGAAGAGCTTCCCTATAGCGAGTTCAGGACACTCGTAGCGGCCGGTAAAGTGGAGGAAGTTATCGTTACTCACCAGACACTGACTGGGAAGCTGAAGCAGGAAGAGAGTGCCAAATCGCAGAAGCCGTTTACGACGATTCGTGTCGAGGACCCGGATCTTGTCAAAGAGCTGAACGCACATCACGTGAAGTTCACCGGTGTGATTGAGAGTACGTTCCTGAAGGACCTCATCTCGTGGCTGCTGCCGACGCTGGTCTTCGTGGGCATCTGGTTTTTCATCTTCCGTCGGTTAGGGCAGGGCCAGGGCGGGTTCATGACGGTGGGGCAGTCGAAGGCGAAGATCTATGCCGAGAAAGACACGAAGGTCACCTTCGCTGATGTGGCCGGCGTGGACGAGGCGAAGGACGAACTGCGCGAGGTGATCGAATTTCTCAAGACGCCGGAAAAGTTCACGCGACTCGGAGGAAAGATTCCAAAAGGGATCTTACTCGTCGGCCCGCCAGGCACCGGCAAGACGCTCCTGGCCCGCGCCGTGGCCGGAGAGGCCGGGGTGACGTTTTTCAGCATCAGCGGGTCCGAGTTCGTGGAAATGTTTGTGGGGGTGGGGGCAGCCCGCGTGCGGGACCTGTTCGAGCAGGCGAAGGTCAAAGCGCCCTGCATCATCTTCATCGATGAACTGGATGCGATCGGAAAAGCGCGCGGCATGGGACCGATGGCACATGAGGAGCGTGAACAGACCTTGAATCAGTTGCTGGTCGAGATGGATGGCTTCGATCCCCGCATCGGCGTCATTCTGATGGCGGCGACCAACAGGCCGGAGATTCTGGATCCCGCATTGTTGCGGGCCGGTCGCTTCGACAGACAAGTATTGGTCGATCGTGCGGACAAGATCGGACGCCTGGCCATCTTGCGTGTCCATGCGAAGCAGGTGGTCATGGGTCCCGATGCGGACCTTGAGGTGATCGCCGCGATGACTCCCGGTTTCTCGGGCGCCGATCTCGCCAATATCATCAACGAGGCGACGCTGTTGACCGTTCGCCGTGGCAAGGAGCAGGTCGGTCTCTCGGAATTGCAAGAAGCGGTCGAGCGGGTCGTGGCTGGGTTGGAAAAGAGAAACCGGGTGCTCAACAAGATGGAGAAGGAACGGGTCGCCTACCATGAAGTGGGCCATGCGCTGGTGGCGCTGTCGTTTCCGGGGGCAGACCCGATTCAGAAGATCTCGATCATTCCTCGCGGGATTGCCGCGTTGGGCTATACCCTTCAGCTCCCGACCGAGGATCGATTTCTCATGACGAAGACGGAGTTGGAGAACAAGGTCGCGGTGTTACTGGGAGGACGGATTGCGGAAGAATTGATCTTTGGCGAGGCCTCCACGGGTGCGCAGAACGACCTAGTCAAGGCCACGGACATTGCCAAGAGTATGGTCAAGTCCTACGGGATGAGCGGCAAGCTGGGCACCGTTACGCTCGATCGTGAGCGCCAGTCGTTCTTTATGCAGATCCAGGCGCCTCAGGAGAAAGGCGACTATTCGGAAGAGACCGCCCGTGAGATCGACTGCGAAGTCCGCCGTATCATCGATGAGCAGTATGAGCTGGTGAAGCGGCTGTTGGCGGAGCAGAAGGCCTCGCTCCTCGAAGGCGCGAAGCAGTTGCTCGAGCACGAGGTGATCAGCGGGGCGGAACTCAAAGCGATTATGGACAAGTAG
- a CDS encoding MlaE family lipid ABC transporter permease subunit: protein MTAAAQLEQAGITIGHDQIVHCVGPWTLDHLLDLERELVSLSWPRSRELVCEAGHVTAMDTGGAVLLYRAVMQLRRQGRQVSVEGLRAEFSELLRLVSANWDRIEAAPPPTPDRLEQLSRFIADRARHVVTALGFIGESTVAVWRSLKRPSLIRWQALFRSLELDGFNALPITGLLAFLIGVVISYQGAEQLRKFGTNIFVVDLVGISLLREISPLIVAILIAGRSGSAYAAEIGTMKVTEELDAVQTLGLSPMQLLVLPRVFALMIALPLLTVYADGLGVFGGMLIASNLLNVSFTEFVSRFEEAVAVRHFLIGIVKAPFFAMIIALVGCYQGFQIRGGVDDVGRHTTTSVVQSIFLVIVFDAMCSILLNWWDL from the coding sequence ATGACGGCGGCAGCTCAATTGGAACAAGCGGGCATCACGATCGGTCACGACCAGATCGTGCACTGTGTCGGCCCCTGGACACTCGATCACCTACTGGATCTTGAACGAGAGCTGGTGAGCCTGTCGTGGCCCCGGTCGAGAGAACTGGTGTGCGAAGCGGGTCACGTCACAGCAATGGACACGGGTGGAGCGGTGCTGTTGTACCGAGCGGTGATGCAACTCCGCAGGCAAGGACGGCAGGTGTCGGTCGAAGGGTTGCGTGCTGAGTTCTCCGAGCTGCTTCGCCTGGTGTCTGCCAATTGGGATCGCATCGAGGCGGCTCCGCCGCCAACACCTGACCGACTGGAGCAGCTGAGTCGATTCATCGCGGATCGCGCCCGGCACGTCGTGACGGCGCTTGGCTTTATCGGTGAGAGCACAGTCGCGGTCTGGCGGTCCTTGAAGAGGCCGTCGCTCATTCGTTGGCAGGCGCTGTTCAGAAGTCTCGAACTGGATGGATTCAATGCGCTGCCCATCACGGGCCTTCTCGCCTTCCTGATCGGAGTGGTGATCTCCTATCAGGGGGCGGAGCAGTTACGGAAGTTTGGCACGAATATTTTCGTGGTGGATCTGGTCGGGATTTCGTTGTTGCGCGAGATCTCTCCATTGATCGTCGCCATATTGATCGCCGGCCGCTCCGGTTCGGCCTATGCCGCGGAGATCGGTACGATGAAGGTGACGGAGGAGCTAGACGCAGTCCAAACGTTAGGCCTCTCACCGATGCAATTGCTGGTACTGCCCAGGGTTTTCGCGCTGATGATCGCCTTGCCCTTGCTCACGGTCTATGCGGACGGATTGGGCGTGTTCGGTGGCATGTTGATCGCGTCGAATTTGCTCAATGTCAGTTTCACCGAGTTCGTCTCACGCTTTGAAGAGGCAGTGGCGGTGCGCCATTTTCTCATTGGAATCGTGAAGGCGCCTTTCTTCGCAATGATCATTGCGCTGGTGGGCTGTTATCAGGGATTTCAGATTCGAGGGGGCGTGGATGATGTAGGGCGGCACACGACCACCAGCGTTGTGCAGAGTATCTTCCTCGTCATTGTGTTCGATGCCATGTGCAGCATTCTGCTCAACTGGTGGGATTTATGA